From the genome of Brevinema andersonii, one region includes:
- a CDS encoding restriction endonuclease, with translation MNSNNVQQKDKVFELLCLELLRKMGYGEPFHNGKGSDKGICSSLTSNNLGLKQIGFQCKCYKTRNINVSEVTHFAFGLKSQRLKGGVFITTTDFTSDVERSSP, from the coding sequence ATGAACAGCAACAATGTACAGCAAAAGGACAAGGTTTTTGAATTGCTGTGTTTGGAATTGCTCAGAAAAATGGGATATGGAGAGCCTTTCCATAACGGAAAAGGCAGCGATAAAGGAATCTGCAGTAGTCTTACCAGTAATAATCTTGGTTTGAAACAAATAGGATTTCAATGCAAATGTTATAAAACTAGAAATATAAATGTCTCTGAAGTTACGCATTTTGCTTTTGGTCTGAAAAGTCAAAGGTTAAAAGGTGGAGTATTTATTACAACTACAGATTTCACAAGTGATGTTGAAAGAAGCAGTCCATAA
- a CDS encoding phosphoglucosamine mutase: MSLKVSVSGVRGIWADSLDIETIFRYSLAFACYVRDRGGKKVLLARDGRPTGDVMGRFVASVLNMMGLDVVDAGIVPTPTVLFGVRECGFDAGLMLSASHNPLEWNAFKFVKKGGIFTDDSDLIVIKKFLSDPMEMPKWQNIGQYTEDDAVMYHHIQGVLSAVDVELIKNSHLKVLLDPVNSSGCVITKMLFEELNISAVYVNDEPHGHFARPAEPTRDHLKHFHDLIIAHQADVGFAQDPDADRLVVADERGRVLSEEMTPVLALKTLLDRGEYGDIVLNMSTSSISEKMIKPYAQSFRSKVGEANVVRKIKEIHAFYGLEGNGGVIYPKVNAGRDSLVGIALILELLAREQKPLSKIIALLPQTVMKKEKYDFGGDFDVLLQKIKQRFPDVKVNEEDGLRLEMEDLWIHIRTSNTEPVIRVIAEGTSEPILSEILKTVQNFIKESIN, encoded by the coding sequence ATGAGTCTTAAAGTCAGTGTTTCAGGGGTGCGAGGAATTTGGGCTGACAGCTTGGATATAGAAACAATATTTCGTTACAGTTTAGCGTTTGCATGTTATGTGCGGGATCGAGGAGGCAAAAAAGTTCTTCTAGCACGTGACGGAAGGCCTACAGGTGATGTTATGGGAAGATTTGTAGCTAGTGTGCTGAATATGATGGGACTGGATGTTGTTGATGCTGGTATCGTGCCAACGCCGACTGTTTTGTTTGGTGTCCGCGAATGCGGATTTGATGCCGGATTAATGTTGTCTGCTTCTCATAATCCGCTTGAATGGAATGCTTTCAAGTTTGTAAAAAAAGGGGGCATTTTTACGGATGATTCTGATTTAATAGTTATTAAAAAGTTTCTTTCCGATCCGATGGAAATGCCCAAGTGGCAAAATATCGGCCAATATACAGAAGATGATGCGGTAATGTATCATCATATCCAAGGAGTACTTAGTGCGGTTGATGTTGAATTAATAAAAAATTCTCATTTAAAAGTATTATTGGATCCTGTTAATAGTTCAGGATGCGTTATTACAAAGATGCTCTTTGAAGAATTAAATATATCAGCTGTATATGTGAATGATGAACCTCATGGTCATTTTGCGCGACCTGCTGAGCCAACACGTGATCATTTGAAGCATTTTCATGATTTGATTATTGCTCATCAAGCAGATGTTGGATTTGCACAAGATCCGGATGCAGATCGTTTAGTAGTGGCAGATGAGCGAGGTCGAGTGTTAAGTGAAGAAATGACACCTGTATTAGCTTTGAAGACGCTTTTGGATCGGGGTGAATATGGAGATATTGTTTTGAATATGAGCACATCCAGCATTTCTGAAAAAATGATCAAGCCTTATGCCCAGTCATTTCGATCGAAAGTCGGTGAAGCCAATGTCGTACGGAAAATCAAAGAAATTCATGCATTTTATGGCCTTGAAGGTAATGGTGGTGTTATTTATCCAAAAGTCAATGCAGGACGTGATTCTCTAGTGGGTATAGCCTTAATTTTAGAATTGCTTGCACGGGAGCAAAAACCGTTGTCTAAGATTATTGCTCTTTTACCTCAAACGGTTATGAAAAAAGAAAAGTATGATTTTGGTGGAGATTTTGATGTTTTGCTCCAGAAAATAAAACAAAGGTTTCCTGATGTTAAAGTGAATGAAGAAGATGGATTACGTCTGGAAATGGAAGATTTATGGATTCATATACGCACTTCAAATACTGAACCTGTAATTCGTGTCATAGCTGAAGGGACTTCTGAACCTATTTTGAGTGAAATATTAAAAACAGTTCAAAATTTTATTAAAGAGAGTATTAATTGA
- the ispG gene encoding flavodoxin-dependent (E)-4-hydroxy-3-methylbut-2-enyl-diphosphate synthase, translated as MRRLTRSFYIGSTGIGKNHPISIQSMISIPTINIEAVIEQLFRLSSAGCDLVRLGVPDEASAKALKIIRDRSPLPLIADIHFAYKLALIALESGVDALRLNPGNIRNPEHVKAIVRAAKERSIPIRIGVNAGSLDPNKYPHPTPEAMVSSAWEHIKLLEDLDFQDIKVSFKSHHVPTMIEANRLFAAQCDYPIHLGVTEAGDGMQAVVKNAIGMGTLLQEGIGDTLRVSITGDVVPEVEAGRFILRSLGLRQEGVEIVSCPTCARVEYDVLEAVNLFKEKTSHIKSYIRVAIMGCVVNGPGEAKEADLGIAVGKNGAVLFRKGKVLGQFSKDEMLEALLQETLKINAERILEESN; from the coding sequence ATGCGTCGTTTAACGCGTAGTTTTTATATAGGTTCGACAGGGATAGGCAAAAATCACCCTATTTCTATTCAATCAATGATTTCCATACCTACTATAAATATTGAAGCAGTAATCGAACAATTATTTCGTTTATCATCGGCAGGATGTGATCTTGTACGTTTAGGAGTACCCGATGAAGCTTCAGCTAAGGCATTGAAAATAATTAGAGATCGTAGCCCGTTGCCTTTAATTGCTGATATTCATTTTGCTTATAAATTAGCCTTGATTGCTTTGGAGTCTGGTGTAGATGCTTTGCGCCTGAATCCAGGTAATATCCGTAATCCTGAACATGTAAAGGCTATTGTGCGGGCAGCTAAAGAACGTTCCATACCTATTCGTATAGGAGTTAATGCTGGTTCGCTGGATCCTAATAAATATCCTCATCCTACGCCTGAAGCTATGGTTTCGTCAGCATGGGAACATATAAAATTATTAGAAGATCTTGATTTTCAAGATATTAAAGTGTCCTTTAAGTCGCATCATGTGCCTACAATGATAGAAGCCAATCGTTTATTTGCAGCGCAGTGTGATTATCCGATTCACTTGGGGGTGACCGAGGCGGGTGATGGCATGCAGGCTGTTGTTAAAAATGCAATTGGCATGGGTACGTTGCTACAAGAAGGGATCGGTGATACATTAAGAGTTTCTATCACAGGTGATGTTGTACCGGAAGTCGAAGCTGGACGTTTTATTTTGCGTTCACTGGGATTGCGTCAGGAGGGGGTTGAAATAGTTTCCTGTCCCACTTGCGCACGTGTAGAATATGACGTACTAGAAGCTGTTAATCTTTTCAAAGAAAAAACCTCGCATATAAAATCATACATTCGCGTTGCTATTATGGGATGCGTTGTGAACGGCCCTGGCGAAGCAAAAGAAGCTGATCTTGGTATTGCTGTGGGCAAGAATGGAGCTGTCCTCTTTCGAAAAGGTAAAGTATTGGGGCAGTTTTCTAAAGACGAAATGCTTGAAGCTTTATTGCAAGAAACCTTAAAAATCAATGCAGAACGAATATTAGAAGAATCAAATTAA
- a CDS encoding HisA/HisF-related TIM barrel protein, translating to MKFVPIIDIQNGITSFGLPEKDGMSARIKNPVLHFRYWVDKGADRVFFKDKDGAIIGKPQHTNFLEYLDSTTNAHLYYCGGIRDLRSVRIFEHRKYTKIVSATSLVENKKFLRNILMNNIGPIALWIDSLDGFVHTRGARYSVGKRTVDFLRSLPESGIDEIFYCGWSQQGPLEHPDFDTLENFLDMEIPALYVAGNVTTKDDIEQLLQYQELTGIALSKPLYDGTLSISEVSEMFRVQNVKL from the coding sequence ATGAAATTTGTTCCGATTATAGACATTCAAAATGGTATTACATCATTCGGGTTACCTGAAAAAGACGGAATGTCCGCACGGATAAAAAATCCAGTTTTGCATTTTCGATATTGGGTTGATAAAGGCGCTGATAGGGTATTTTTCAAAGATAAAGATGGTGCTATTATCGGTAAACCGCAACACACTAACTTTCTCGAATATTTAGATAGTACGACTAATGCTCATTTGTATTACTGTGGAGGTATTCGAGATCTCAGAAGTGTCCGCATCTTTGAACATAGAAAGTATACGAAAATAGTGTCTGCAACATCGCTAGTAGAAAATAAAAAGTTTTTACGTAATATTTTAATGAATAATATAGGACCGATTGCGTTGTGGATTGATTCGTTAGATGGGTTTGTTCATACGCGAGGAGCTCGTTATTCTGTTGGCAAAAGGACTGTTGATTTTTTAAGATCTCTGCCTGAATCTGGAATTGATGAAATTTTTTATTGTGGTTGGTCACAGCAAGGGCCTCTAGAACATCCTGATTTTGATACTTTAGAGAATTTTCTTGATATGGAAATTCCGGCACTTTATGTTGCTGGAAATGTAACTACAAAAGATGATATAGAGCAGTTATTACAGTATCAAGAATTAACAGGAATTGCATTATCTAAGCCTTTATACGATGGGACATTATCGATATCAGAAGTTTCGGAAATGTTTCGAGTTCAAAATGTAAAATTATGA